A window of Bradyrhizobium diazoefficiens genomic DNA:
GTCGTCCGGCGCCGTGGCCAGGAATTTCGCATAGGCATCGGCGTCCGGTCAGGACACAGGAGGCGAAAAGGACTGCGGCCGTCACGACGCCCTGTGCGGCCATCGCGACAGCCGCGAGCCGCACCGGTCCGAGGCTTCAGTCGGAGTGAAAGGGCCGCGCATACTGGTTATGCGGTTGACAGCCGTATTTGGTCATGATCGTTCGAACTGAAATCAGGAGTGTATCATGTCCCCACCACTCAACCGCATCAACAGCGACGAACGCCTGCCGGCGCAGGTGGACGTCGTGGTGATCGGCGGTGGCGTCATCGGCGTGTCCGCGGCCTATCATCTGGCGAAGAAGGGCCACTCCGTCGCGCTTCTCGAGAAGGGGCATGTCGGCGGCGAGCAGTCGAGCCGCAATTGGGGTGGTGCCGCCAGCAGGGGCGCGCGCGTGAGGAAATTCCGCTCGCCCGCGAGGCGCTGCGTCTGTGGGAGGACATGCAGAACGATGCCGGCGTCGATGCCGGCTTCCGCCGCACCGGCGTGCTTTTCCTGACCAAGAGCAAGGACGAGCTCGCAAGCTGGGAGCGGTGGGCTGCGGTCGCGCGCGAGATGCAGGTCCACTCCACCGTGCTGACCCCGGCCGAGGTCGCCGAGCGCCTGCCCGGCAATGCCGAGGCATGGGTCGGCGGCCTGCACACGCCGAGCGACGGCCGCGCCGAGCCGTCGATGGCCGTGCCGGCGCTCGCCACCGCCGCGCGCAAACATGGCGTCACCATCCATCAGGGCTGCGCCGCGCGCGGGCTGGAGACGCAAGGAGGAAGGGTCAGCGCCGTCGTCACCGAGAAGGGCACCATCCGCACCCAATCGGTGCTGCTGTCCGGCGGCGCGTGGTCGTCACTGTTCTGCCGCCGCCACGGCATCGAGCTGCCGATCGGCCTCGTCAACGCCACTGCGTGCCGGACCACGCCGGGACCGGAGATCACGTCGGGCGCGCTCGGCACCGACCTCTACTGCATCCGCCGCCGCCTCGACGGCGGCTTCACGCTGGCGCTGCGCAACCGCGGCACGGTCGAGCTGTCGCCCGATCTGTTCCGTTACGCACGCACCTTCTGGCCGACCTACCAGCATCGCAGGAACGGACTGAAACTCTCGTTCGGCAAGTCGTTCTTCGACCAGATCGTGCGCGGCACCAGTTGGAGCTTCGACAAGCCGTCGCCGTTCGAGACCGAGCGCGTGCGCGATCCGGAGCCCGACATGTCGCTGGTCGATGCCGCGCTGGCCTCACTGATCAAGGCGAACCCGGATCTGAAGGACATCGAGATCGCGGAAGCCTGGGGCGGCACCATCGATTGCACGCCCGACACGATCCCGGTGATCTCGCCGGTCGATGCCATGCCCGGCTTCTTCCTCGCGACCGGTTTCTCCGGTCATGGCTTCGGCATCGGCGCTGCCGCCGGCAAGCTCGCCGCCGACCTCGTCACCGGCGCGACGCCGCTGGTCGATCCCGTGGCCTACAGCCACAAGCGCATGATCGACGGCCGGCGCCTGACGCCGGTCAGTCCGTTCTGACAGGCTTGGAGGCGTCACGGGTCTCCAAGGCCGACATGTCGATCCCTGAGGGCAAGATCAACCACGGCGGCCGGAGAGCCATGTCCTTGTCACGATTAACCTTTGGCGCCGGTGACGCGCCGATGCCGTCTGCCACGCCGCACAGATATTGTACGCGCCCGCACAGCCGCATCGACATCTAGCCGTGAACAGGTGCGTACGCGGCCGTTCGGCTGATTCGGACGCGATTCGTTCGGGCCGCGTTCCGAAGGTTAAGGCGGAGCGCGGCGCCGTTGCATTTTGGAACAGATCCAAAGCTTCAGGCGGCGCCGCGCTGCCTCACGCGCGGCAGGCGCCAGCCGATGACGGTCGCCTCGACCGCAATGCCCGCTTCATGGTTCTGCCAGCGTCCTTCGACATAGCGGCAGGCGAACGGCAGTTGGTACGTTCCGCTGTGGTCCTCGCATAGCACTTCGAGCGCCAGGCCCGGCGGTGGTTCTCCGGCGCCGTCGAATTCCGCCAGTCGTCGATCGCGCGTTGCCATTCCAGAAATCTCCCCTAAACAAAGCCGCGGAAAGAGCGCCCACTTCTTCCGCGTGCGGTTCACTGCTCCCCCTCCGAGGGAACGGACGCAAGCTCAACGCGAGAATGCGGTACGAGTGTGGTAGCCTCATCCGGCTGTGCGCAAACAGCGCACATTGCCGTGATCGATCGGACGAGGAACCTTTCATGCTGCTTCGAAACGCCGGCATTTGTTTCGCGATGTTGCTGCTCGCCACGCTGGCGCATGCGTCGGTGCACGCGCAGGACGTGCCCGGCATCGAAATCTGCACGGTCGAGAAGACCATGGAGCGGCGCACCAGCTGCCTGCAGAGCAATGTCGACTTCCTGCAGAAGACGATCACCAGGCTCACGCTCGATCACCAGCAGAAGCTGGATGCCGCGGCTCGCCAGATCGACGCGTTGAAGACGAACCTCGCCGGCCTGCAGAAGACGCTCGCCGATCTCCAGGCCGCCCAGGCGAAGACGGCCGAGGATCTGAAGAAGAAGCAGGACGCGCCGCCGGCAAAGGACGCCGCGAAATAAGCGCGCCGGTCACGTCACGCGATATCGCTCCATCACGCCGCGATCAGGCTCGTAGCCGAGCCCGGGGCCTGTCGGCACCGCGACGTGGCCGGTGGCATCGCTGTCCGCGCGGCCGCCCCAGAGGCAGGCCTCGCGCTTGAGATAGAACATCTCGACGAACCCGTCGTCGCGGGTCGCCAGGAGATGCAGTGTCGCAAGCAGGCCCGGACCGAAATAGGGAGAGTGCGGAACAATCTTGACGCCGAGCCGATCGGCGAGCGCGGCGATCTTCAAAAATTCCGTGATGCCGCCGACCTTGATCACCGAAGGCTGGGCGTGGCTCACCGCGCCCGCCTCCATCATCTGACGGAATTGAACTTCCGTGCAGGCATTCTCGCCGGCGGCGATGTCGAGCCCGCCCCTGCTGCGGACCTCGGCCAGTGCGGCAAAGTCTTCCGGTGGCCAGACCGGCTCCTCCAGAAACATCGGTCGCGCGTCCCGGCAGGCGATCGCGAACGCGATCGCCTGCTCGGCCGTCAGCGGGCAGTTCATGTCGACCATCAGCGGGATGGTCGGCCCGATCGCCTCTCGTGCGGCGAACACCGCAGGCGTAGTGGTCTCGTGCAGCTTGATCGCGCCATAGCCGAGCGCGCGCGCCTTGCTGCATTCGGCCGCGATATGGTCGGGCGAGCCGATCCGCAGCAGGCTGGCATAGGCGGGAATGGCCGTGCGCCTGATCTCGCCGAGCAGGCGATGCACGGGCACGCCCCGGGCCTTGGCAGCAAGGTCCCAGAGCGCGATGTCGAGCCCCGAAATCGCGAACATGGTGATGCCGTAGCGGCCGAACAGATGCAGGTTGCGCTGGATCTGCTCCATGACCGCGGGAATGCCGGCCGCATCGGGAACCTTCAGCCCACGGGCCTGCGGTGCGATCATCTCCTCGACGGCACTGCGCGTGGTGCGCGGACAGACATAGGCGAAGGCGTCGCCCCAGCCGGTCAGTCCGGCATCGGTCGTGACCTCGACGAGCACCATGTCGAGGGCCGTGATCGCGGACGCGCCCTGGCGAAAGCTCGCGACACCGGCGTCATAGGGGATGCGGATCTGGTGCGCCCGCACATCTGTGATCTTCATGATGCGGGTTTCCTCCGTGCTTTCTGATGGGCGGTTCTGGGGAGTGTAGCCGCGAACGGCAGGGCGTTGCCAGTGGCCATTCCCGGACTATCCTCGCGAAGGACAGCAACGCCGATCAAGCGAAGCCGGTGGTGACAGCGCATCATCGCCGCGCTTCGAACGAGGGTCCGAACCGCCATGAACCCTGCCCAGCGCGCGCTCTGGTACATCGAGAGCCATCTGGCCGAGCCGATGACGCTCGACGAGATCGCTGCGGTTTCCGGCGTGTCGCGGTTCCACATCGTGCGGGCGTTTGCCGCGGCCGTTGGCCTGCCCGTGCTGCGTTACGTGCGCGCGCGGCGGTTGACGGAGGCGGCACGCAGCCTGGCAAAGGGTGCGCCCGACATCCTGTCACTGGCGCTGGAGGCGGATTACGGCTCGCACGAAGCATTCACCCGCGCGTTCCGCGACCAATTCGGCACCACGCCCGAAGCGGTCAGGGCGGCAACGTGCGTCACCCACCTCAAGCTTCAGGAGCCAATCCTCATGGACTCCACCATGCTCGACCATCTTGATCCGCCGCGCTTCGAGACCGCGCGGGCGTTTCTCGTCGCCGGTCCGGGCGAGCGCATCTCCTGCGACAACGGCGCCGTCATTCCCGGCCTCTGGCACCGTTTCCATCAGGATGTCGCCGACATTCCCGCGAGGATCGGACAGGTCGCCTACGGCGTCTGCTGCAACGGCGACGACGCCGGCAATTTCGACTACATCGCAGGCGTCGAGGTTGCCGATTTCTCGGACCTGCCGCGGCGCTTCGCCCGCATCCGCATTCCCGAGCAGCGCTATGCGGTGTTCACGCATGCCGAGCACGTCGCCTCGATCCGCCGCACCGTCAACACG
This region includes:
- a CDS encoding mandelate racemase/muconate lactonizing enzyme family protein — its product is MKITDVRAHQIRIPYDAGVASFRQGASAITALDMVLVEVTTDAGLTGWGDAFAYVCPRTTRSAVEEMIAPQARGLKVPDAAGIPAVMEQIQRNLHLFGRYGITMFAISGLDIALWDLAAKARGVPVHRLLGEIRRTAIPAYASLLRIGSPDHIAAECSKARALGYGAIKLHETTTPAVFAAREAIGPTIPLMVDMNCPLTAEQAIAFAIACRDARPMFLEEPVWPPEDFAALAEVRSRGGLDIAAGENACTEVQFRQMMEAGAVSHAQPSVIKVGGITEFLKIAALADRLGVKIVPHSPYFGPGLLATLHLLATRDDGFVEMFYLKREACLWGGRADSDATGHVAVPTGPGLGYEPDRGVMERYRVT
- a CDS encoding AraC family transcriptional regulator; protein product: MNPAQRALWYIESHLAEPMTLDEIAAVSGVSRFHIVRAFAAAVGLPVLRYVRARRLTEAARSLAKGAPDILSLALEADYGSHEAFTRAFRDQFGTTPEAVRAATCVTHLKLQEPILMDSTMLDHLDPPRFETARAFLVAGPGERISCDNGAVIPGLWHRFHQDVADIPARIGQVAYGVCCNGDDAGNFDYIAGVEVADFSDLPRRFARIRIPEQRYAVFTHAEHVASIRRTVNTIWNRWLPASGLEAADAPNFERYDERFDPATGDGGFEIWVPVKQ